In the Candidatus Electrothrix sp. GW3-4 genome, one interval contains:
- a CDS encoding OFA family MFS transporter has product MTVHAEKVPTQAWVTTFAGVAVNLCLGILYAWSMWSAALTNVDRAGQPMSGLNEGWTYLTNAQAATPFSICMILFALLMIPGGRIQDKISPKFGATLGGLFLASGCILAGLMQSYLGLILGFGILGGIGMGIGYAAPTPAALKWFGPHRRGIIAGMVVGGYGGAALYISPLAKYLIENYGISKSFIYLGIFFAAVVVIAGQLLKTPDEVYPDGSYSPPAPPCPRSSKVAEAATQRDWQAKEMLKTWQFYALLFMFVLTTQSGMLIIANAAGILKTAGAKIPFFAENAWLLVAYGGLVNASGRIGTGCYSDKIGRKNSYTLNCVVSAVCLLLVPVAIKSQSILLLFIVVGNAYWQYGGGLSLMPLFTGDFYGAKNLGTNYGLIFLGWGLGFFMAKLGGIIKDLTGSLDYAFYLSAGLLVIGAVLAQFVNRPAWIKKEATV; this is encoded by the coding sequence ATGACAGTTCATGCAGAGAAAGTGCCTACCCAGGCCTGGGTCACCACCTTTGCCGGGGTAGCAGTCAACCTCTGCCTTGGCATACTCTATGCCTGGAGCATGTGGTCGGCAGCACTCACCAATGTTGACCGGGCAGGCCAACCCATGAGCGGCCTGAATGAAGGCTGGACCTACCTGACCAATGCTCAGGCAGCTACGCCCTTTTCCATATGCATGATCCTCTTTGCCCTGCTGATGATCCCTGGTGGACGGATTCAGGACAAGATCAGCCCCAAGTTCGGGGCAACCCTGGGAGGTCTGTTCCTGGCCTCCGGCTGTATTCTGGCTGGGCTGATGCAGAGTTACCTGGGGCTTATCCTTGGATTCGGTATTCTGGGCGGGATTGGGATGGGGATCGGCTATGCTGCGCCCACTCCGGCAGCTCTGAAATGGTTTGGTCCGCACCGCCGGGGTATTATAGCGGGCATGGTGGTGGGCGGTTACGGCGGCGCAGCCCTGTATATCAGTCCTTTGGCCAAATACCTGATTGAGAACTACGGCATTTCCAAGAGTTTTATATACCTAGGTATCTTCTTTGCTGCTGTGGTCGTTATTGCCGGGCAGCTGCTCAAGACACCGGACGAGGTCTACCCGGACGGTTCCTATAGCCCACCTGCACCGCCCTGTCCCCGTTCGAGCAAGGTTGCCGAAGCAGCCACCCAGCGTGACTGGCAGGCCAAGGAGATGCTCAAGACCTGGCAATTCTATGCCCTGCTCTTTATGTTTGTTTTAACAACGCAATCTGGCATGCTGATCATTGCCAATGCAGCCGGGATACTCAAAACAGCAGGGGCAAAGATACCCTTTTTTGCTGAAAACGCCTGGTTGCTGGTCGCCTATGGTGGCTTGGTTAACGCCTCTGGACGGATCGGCACCGGATGTTATTCCGACAAAATAGGAAGAAAAAACTCCTATACTCTGAACTGTGTGGTCTCTGCCGTCTGCCTACTGCTGGTGCCGGTAGCCATAAAGAGCCAGAGCATCTTATTGCTCTTTATTGTCGTGGGCAACGCCTACTGGCAGTACGGCGGAGGTCTCTCCCTGATGCCGCTCTTTACCGGTGACTTTTACGGGGCAAAGAACCTGGGCACAAACTATGGTCTGATTTTTCTCGGCTGGGGTCTGGGTTTCTTTATGGCCAAGCTGGGCGGCATTATCAAGGATCTGACCGGCAGTCTGGACTATGCCTTTTACCTCTCCGCAGGTCTGCTGGTCATTGGGGCTGTGCTGGCGCAATTTGTGAACCGACCAGCCTGGATTAAAAAAGAGGCAACGGTGTAA
- a CDS encoding radical SAM protein — MKILFIQPSPYGPDSLPIKKDRLYFVGLALPLLAALTPLEWQVEICLETIEDIPFDTNADIIALSGMGHSVVRSISLAREFRALGKTVVMGGYMVSLLPEEAGKYCDAVVIGDAELIWAQLLEDYRKGCLQPRYEQRLQELDPPLPRYELLLDKKIGDFLPVQAGRGCPNSCSFCSVHCLYRNRYYQRPVEAVMRDIHYVRTLGFRKFLLLDDNILSQPDYLLCLCEQIKPLKMIWYSQCSLNIAHHPALLKAVAASGCRVLSFGLESISPESLAAMDKGWADPSQYPAMIRTIQEAGIDVSTEMVVGADGDTLESIARTAVFIRENKIVVPRFYILTPIPGTDFYTQMLQAGRICNHDLYSYNGTEAVHVPRNMSPEELTEAYWQLYEEVFCLGSIFRRTIFRREFWHRPKKFFLYLLVNLYYRHHIKRRITPNIF; from the coding sequence ATGAAAATCCTGTTTATCCAGCCCTCACCCTACGGGCCTGACAGCTTACCGATAAAAAAAGATCGTCTCTATTTTGTCGGCCTGGCCTTGCCCCTGCTGGCTGCCCTGACCCCGTTGGAGTGGCAGGTGGAGATCTGTCTGGAAACCATTGAGGATATCCCCTTTGACACCAACGCAGATATCATTGCCCTGTCTGGAATGGGGCATAGCGTTGTCCGTTCTATTAGCCTTGCCAGGGAGTTTCGCGCCCTGGGCAAGACCGTGGTCATGGGCGGCTACATGGTCAGCCTGCTGCCGGAAGAGGCTGGCAAATACTGTGATGCCGTGGTCATTGGCGATGCAGAGCTGATCTGGGCCCAACTGCTGGAGGATTACCGTAAGGGCTGTCTTCAGCCCCGTTATGAACAACGCCTGCAAGAACTCGATCCCCCCTTGCCCCGCTACGAGCTGCTCCTGGACAAAAAGATTGGGGATTTTCTGCCAGTGCAGGCTGGACGGGGATGCCCCAATTCCTGCTCCTTCTGCTCGGTCCATTGCCTGTACCGCAACCGCTATTATCAACGGCCTGTGGAAGCAGTGATGCGGGATATCCACTATGTTCGCACGCTGGGCTTTCGCAAATTCCTCCTCCTGGATGATAATATCCTGTCCCAGCCAGACTATCTCCTCTGTTTATGCGAGCAGATCAAGCCCCTGAAGATGATTTGGTATTCCCAATGCTCCCTGAATATTGCCCATCATCCAGCTCTGCTCAAGGCCGTTGCCGCGAGTGGCTGCCGGGTCCTGAGCTTTGGCCTGGAATCCATTTCTCCGGAAAGCCTTGCGGCAATGGATAAGGGATGGGCAGATCCGAGCCAATATCCAGCCATGATCCGCACCATTCAGGAGGCCGGGATTGATGTATCCACAGAAATGGTGGTGGGCGCAGACGGGGACACCCTGGAGTCCATTGCCCGGACAGCAGTCTTTATCCGAGAGAATAAGATCGTTGTGCCTCGCTTCTATATCCTGACCCCGATCCCTGGCACGGACTTTTATACGCAGATGCTGCAAGCGGGGCGCATCTGTAATCATGATCTCTACTCCTATAACGGCACCGAGGCCGTGCATGTCCCCCGAAATATGAGCCCGGAGGAACTCACCGAGGCCTATTGGCAGCTCTATGAGGAGGTGTTCTGCCTGGGCTCTATCTTCCGGCGCACCATTTTCCGCAGGGAATTTTGGCACCGGCCGAAAAAATTTTTCCTCTATCTCTTGGTCAATCTCTATTATCGCCACCATATCAAGAGACGAATAACGCCGAATATTTTTTGA
- the trpA gene encoding tryptophan synthase subunit alpha, which translates to MNIQQDLQQRLEKKPILLMTHLVLGYPSLEVNREVIRQMAENGVDCIELQIPFSEPMADGPVILKANQDALASGIRVEDSFAFAQEMVEEFPQVHFFFMTYYNIVFRYGLNAFVQRATDIGMKGFILPDLPPEEGQEYLRLAKEKEMAAIMFFTPTSTDERMTQVAGQGSGFVYCVARKGVTGKQTAMDDGLSQYLLRCRRATDLPLAVGFGISSREDVALLEGKADMAVIGTATIKLVDKEGAKAVGPFIRSLVGE; encoded by the coding sequence ATGAATATACAACAGGATTTACAGCAACGACTGGAAAAAAAGCCCATCCTTCTCATGACCCATCTGGTCCTGGGATACCCTTCCTTAGAGGTCAATCGCGAGGTTATTCGCCAGATGGCGGAAAACGGGGTGGATTGCATTGAGCTTCAGATTCCCTTTTCCGAGCCTATGGCGGACGGCCCGGTGATCCTCAAGGCCAATCAGGATGCCCTTGCTTCCGGGATTCGGGTTGAGGACAGCTTTGCCTTTGCCCAGGAGATGGTGGAGGAGTTCCCCCAGGTTCATTTCTTTTTTATGACCTATTACAATATTGTGTTCCGTTACGGCTTGAACGCCTTTGTCCAGCGGGCCACAGATATCGGGATGAAGGGCTTTATTCTTCCTGATCTGCCGCCGGAAGAGGGGCAGGAGTATCTCCGCCTGGCCAAGGAAAAGGAGATGGCGGCCATTATGTTTTTCACCCCAACCTCAACGGATGAGCGTATGACCCAGGTGGCAGGGCAGGGTAGTGGGTTTGTCTACTGCGTGGCCCGTAAGGGAGTGACCGGTAAGCAGACCGCAATGGACGACGGCCTTTCGCAATACCTCCTGCGTTGCCGCCGGGCAACCGATCTGCCGCTTGCAGTGGGCTTTGGGATCAGCAGCCGCGAAGATGTGGCCCTGCTGGAGGGCAAGGCGGATATGGCGGTTATCGGGACCGCGACCATCAAATTGGTGGATAAGGAAGGGGCAAAGGCGGTGGGGCCGTTTATTCGGTCGCTGGTTGGGGAGTGA
- a CDS encoding cobalamin-dependent protein (Presence of a B(12) (cobalamin)-binding domain implies dependence on cobalamin itself, in one of its several forms, or in some unusual lineages, dependence on a cobalamin-like analog.): MNILLLRPRPSRETIGLQHMMICEPLELEYLAACIADLGHQVDILDMILEKRPLSDLLAEFRPDLVALTGYISHVQIIKAMAETIKAWSPACCTVVGGVHAEVLPEDFLHPSLDAIICANGLSTFRDLVHCLATGQAFQELPGVWLPGKARPVKETTFSHPFPDRSKVARYRHRYYYLFHNPCALIKTSFGCPFQCTFCFCREITDHQYFVRPLAEVMEELSQLPEQEIYIVDDNFLVTPDRVLAFCAELEQRGLDKRFLVYGRADFIAAHPEVIRRFAANGLRAVIVGIESCRDHDLDRFHKKSSRVINEEAVAVLAQHQVDCYATLILDMDWTSTDFRNLGQWLKKMDLSFVNLQPFTPLRGTGAGEVDEATLRIPRTAYEKWDLAHLVVRPTRLSVAGYYWHIIRLYYTVTFRPSSMFRLLRRFGLAENLRLFLGSSRVTLQYLSKVIRNLDKGEL, from the coding sequence ATGAATATCCTTCTTCTTCGCCCCCGCCCCAGCCGCGAAACCATTGGACTCCAACATATGATGATCTGCGAGCCCCTGGAGCTGGAGTACCTTGCTGCCTGCATCGCTGACTTGGGGCATCAGGTAGATATTCTGGATATGATCCTGGAAAAACGCCCACTCTCCGATCTTCTTGCTGAGTTTCGGCCCGATCTGGTGGCCTTGACCGGCTATATCAGCCATGTGCAGATTATCAAGGCAATGGCCGAGACCATCAAGGCCTGGTCACCCGCATGTTGTACTGTGGTGGGCGGGGTCCATGCCGAGGTGCTTCCTGAGGATTTTCTCCATCCCAGCCTGGATGCCATTATCTGTGCCAACGGCCTGAGCACCTTCCGGGACCTGGTACATTGCCTGGCAACCGGCCAGGCCTTTCAGGAACTCCCTGGTGTCTGGTTACCTGGTAAGGCCAGGCCAGTCAAAGAGACCACCTTTTCCCATCCCTTCCCGGACCGCAGCAAGGTGGCTCGTTACCGGCACCGCTATTATTATCTCTTTCATAATCCCTGTGCCCTGATCAAGACCTCCTTTGGTTGCCCGTTCCAGTGTACCTTCTGCTTCTGTCGGGAGATCACCGATCATCAGTATTTTGTCCGTCCCCTTGCCGAGGTGATGGAGGAGCTCAGTCAGCTCCCGGAGCAGGAGATCTATATCGTGGATGATAATTTCCTGGTCACCCCGGACCGGGTCCTGGCCTTTTGTGCAGAGCTGGAGCAACGAGGCCTGGACAAGCGCTTCCTGGTCTACGGCAGGGCCGACTTTATTGCTGCCCATCCTGAGGTAATCCGTCGTTTTGCCGCCAATGGCCTGCGGGCCGTGATCGTGGGGATCGAATCCTGTCGGGATCATGACCTGGACCGCTTTCATAAAAAATCCAGCCGGGTCATCAACGAAGAGGCCGTGGCCGTGCTGGCCCAACATCAGGTGGACTGCTATGCCACCCTGATCCTGGATATGGACTGGACCAGCACAGATTTTCGCAACCTGGGACAATGGTTAAAAAAGATGGACCTCTCCTTTGTCAACCTCCAGCCCTTTACGCCCCTCAGGGGGACAGGTGCTGGTGAGGTCGATGAGGCAACCCTGCGCATCCCCAGAACCGCGTATGAAAAATGGGACCTGGCCCATCTGGTCGTCCGCCCGACCAGGCTCTCAGTGGCAGGCTATTATTGGCATATCATCAGGCTCTACTATACAGTCACCTTTCGCCCCAGCTCCATGTTCCGCCTGCTGCGTCGTTTTGGCCTGGCGGAAAACCTACGCCTCTTTCTCGGTTCCAGCCGGGTAACCCTGCAATATCTCAGTAAAGTCATCCGTAACCTGGATAAGGGGGAGCTATAA
- a CDS encoding DUF4838 domain-containing protein, producing the protein MIRTYLLIFQALILGITLATGTKPSWSEEISAQSKGKEIQSGAQALVIADKGKTTAVIVVAEKAGPEEQLAAQDLAKYIGMMSGSTPVIAQTPETIAAALQGKGPVLLVGQEALKADPSLANELKKPVTVQGLLRSDAIVLQRRGNRVYLAGSNDLSHYYAVIELLRRWGCRWYLPTEFGECIPRKPRLTIGDLEYTSAPPFEIRSYWISWLGDRTGMEDFQRRNFMTLGKGGFPPTGHALGKYVRELEKDVFRIPLTAPETAEHIVNKVAEKYAAGESFSLSMEDGVYESSYPGDKKLMRLQWDKYYLRWSVTDPFLELYNNVADTLQKKYPDSPAKIGFLAYTNMTIPPVREMKAEKSLFCELAPIDIDPIHGMDSLQSPPRQEYKASLYKWAEVMDGRLAIYDYDQGMLVWRDLPNPSHQAFAQDVQHYRKAGILGIHTESRNAIATTFLNLSLRGQLMWDPDADIQAELAEFYPKFYGPAAQPMQAYWEAIFQAWQETIVTEHEYFLAPAIYTPSLLKTMKARMKEAEVLLEPLRKKKNRSRNEQLYLDRIAFTRMSCDITTLYLAMVRAAASDIDYNKAVQLGENALVIREELTAMNGTFTTYKGMKVENTGYAWWPGEVRQYRELEQWVNGDKGELVLKLPLEWAFHRDPKNIGVKNNFATEPMDLTFWQANRGTYTLDLLKDYPVTEWEMLRTDLYMQAQGVRNPDRQSYTGYAWYRTEVDISAEQADKKLHLRFPGLFNECWLYLNGEELAHREQNPLWWNNDYRFEWDVDLTGKPKQGENILALRLESRHHFAGMFRRPFIYAAQ; encoded by the coding sequence ATGATTCGAACATATTTATTGATCTTCCAGGCTCTTATCCTGGGAATTACTCTTGCTACAGGAACGAAACCTAGCTGGTCAGAGGAAATATCAGCTCAGTCCAAAGGGAAGGAAATCCAAAGTGGCGCACAGGCGTTGGTCATTGCCGATAAAGGCAAGACGACAGCTGTTATTGTTGTTGCAGAAAAAGCTGGGCCAGAGGAACAACTGGCAGCGCAGGATCTGGCGAAATATATCGGCATGATGTCTGGTTCTACCCCGGTAATTGCCCAAACCCCAGAGACCATTGCCGCAGCGCTGCAGGGAAAAGGACCTGTCCTCCTGGTCGGACAGGAGGCCTTAAAGGCGGACCCCTCCCTTGCTAATGAGCTAAAAAAGCCGGTCACGGTGCAAGGACTTTTGCGTAGCGATGCCATTGTCCTTCAACGGAGAGGAAATCGGGTCTATCTTGCCGGTAGCAACGATCTCAGCCATTATTATGCAGTCATAGAGCTTCTGCGCCGCTGGGGTTGCCGATGGTATCTGCCCACCGAGTTCGGTGAGTGCATCCCCAGAAAGCCGCGTCTGACCATTGGTGATCTGGAGTATACCTCTGCTCCTCCCTTTGAGATCCGGTCCTACTGGATTTCCTGGCTTGGAGACCGTACAGGCATGGAGGACTTTCAGCGGCGTAATTTTATGACTCTGGGAAAAGGAGGCTTCCCGCCCACCGGACATGCCTTGGGCAAGTATGTCCGTGAGCTGGAGAAGGACGTCTTTCGCATCCCCTTGACAGCCCCGGAAACAGCCGAGCATATCGTGAACAAGGTGGCAGAGAAATACGCTGCCGGTGAGAGCTTTTCCCTCAGTATGGAGGACGGCGTGTACGAGTCCAGCTATCCTGGGGATAAAAAGCTGATGCGACTGCAATGGGATAAGTACTATCTCCGTTGGAGTGTGACCGATCCTTTTCTGGAGCTCTATAATAACGTGGCAGACACTCTTCAGAAAAAATACCCGGACAGTCCGGCCAAAATCGGTTTTCTTGCCTATACAAATATGACCATCCCTCCTGTGCGGGAGATGAAGGCGGAAAAATCCCTGTTCTGTGAGCTGGCTCCCATTGATATTGATCCCATCCACGGCATGGATTCCCTCCAGTCCCCACCCCGGCAAGAGTATAAGGCATCCCTTTATAAATGGGCCGAGGTCATGGACGGGCGGCTGGCCATCTATGATTACGATCAGGGCATGTTGGTCTGGCGGGATCTTCCCAATCCCTCCCACCAGGCCTTTGCCCAGGATGTGCAGCATTATCGCAAGGCCGGGATCCTGGGGATTCATACGGAAAGCCGCAATGCCATTGCCACCACCTTTCTTAATCTCTCTCTCCGTGGTCAGCTGATGTGGGACCCGGATGCGGATATCCAGGCTGAACTGGCAGAATTTTACCCCAAATTTTATGGTCCTGCTGCCCAACCCATGCAGGCTTATTGGGAAGCCATCTTTCAGGCTTGGCAGGAGACTATCGTGACTGAGCACGAGTATTTTCTTGCCCCGGCTATCTATACTCCTAGTCTGCTCAAGACCATGAAGGCCCGGATGAAAGAGGCAGAGGTTTTGCTTGAGCCATTACGCAAAAAGAAAAATCGCTCTCGTAATGAACAGCTCTATCTGGACCGGATAGCCTTTACCCGGATGAGCTGCGATATCACGACCCTGTATCTGGCAATGGTTAGGGCTGCTGCCTCTGATATTGATTATAACAAAGCCGTGCAACTTGGGGAAAATGCCCTGGTTATTCGGGAAGAACTAACAGCTATGAACGGAACCTTTACCACCTATAAGGGCATGAAGGTGGAAAATACCGGTTATGCCTGGTGGCCGGGTGAGGTTCGGCAATATCGTGAGCTGGAGCAATGGGTGAACGGCGATAAGGGAGAGCTGGTGCTCAAGCTGCCACTGGAGTGGGCCTTTCACCGGGATCCGAAGAATATCGGGGTGAAAAATAATTTTGCCACTGAACCGATGGATCTGACCTTCTGGCAGGCAAACCGGGGCACCTATACCCTGGATCTGCTCAAGGATTATCCGGTGACTGAGTGGGAGATGCTGCGGACAGACCTGTACATGCAGGCCCAGGGAGTACGCAACCCGGATCGGCAGAGTTACACCGGTTATGCCTGGTACCGCACCGAGGTGGATATTTCAGCAGAGCAGGCGGACAAAAAGCTGCACCTTCGTTTTCCCGGTCTGTTTAACGAATGCTGGCTCTATCTTAATGGCGAGGAACTGGCCCACCGTGAGCAGAATCCGCTCTGGTGGAACAACGATTACCGCTTTGAGTGGGATGTTGATTTGACCGGTAAGCCCAAACAGGGTGAAAATATCCTTGCCCTACGGCTGGAGAGTCGGCATCATTTTGCTGGCATGTTTCGTCGACCTTTTATCTATGCTGCGCAATAA
- a CDS encoding pancreas/duodenum homeobox protein 1 has translation MYMTRALPVERRKQEAKKEAMNSMNDVFTDEVLQELFPAERANDFFEALFGDANEGAYDISLSFQGHDEQSNSLHFNLDLHERPGCCLACNLTSGLPEVFSRHKVINIQGLVSDVEKRLGGEAKCGTWKLGRTQQPAKSLHFIPLQIDLT, from the coding sequence ATGTACATGACACGGGCTTTGCCTGTGGAACGACGCAAACAAGAAGCAAAGAAAGAGGCCATGAATTCCATGAATGACGTGTTTACAGATGAGGTTCTGCAGGAGCTGTTCCCGGCAGAGCGAGCAAATGATTTTTTTGAGGCCCTGTTTGGCGATGCGAACGAGGGCGCTTATGATATCTCCCTGAGCTTCCAGGGGCATGATGAGCAGAGTAATAGCCTGCATTTTAATCTTGACCTGCACGAACGTCCGGGCTGCTGCCTGGCCTGCAACCTGACCAGCGGTCTACCCGAGGTCTTTTCCCGCCATAAGGTGATTAATATCCAGGGGCTGGTCTCAGATGTGGAAAAACGGCTGGGTGGTGAGGCCAAATGCGGGACCTGGAAACTGGGCAGGACCCAGCAGCCAGCAAAGAGTCTGCATTTCATTCCCCTGCAGATTGATCTGACCTGA
- a CDS encoding MipA/OmpV family protein, giving the protein MKKRPAQITHLLTCLLFLLLSFWWIGTAAAQPGGAPPPFSLGTGAVFSTTPYLGADNKTIAIPMLMLSGEQFFIRGTGAGMHLYQDEQFSVDLLGKYRFEAYEAGDSASLIGIKDRDGTVEAGLGADWRFEQVVLSGKVFTDLLDEHGGQEINLRLKKPFRWRMLFLAPYLGVSLRSDDFSTYYYGVDATETIAGRPEYELGWTTNWQAGLAIRVGLNQNIMLSTLFGLEILDQEIADSPIIDQDTQFFTMLGIAYGF; this is encoded by the coding sequence ATGAAGAAACGACCAGCACAGATTACCCATCTTCTTACCTGCCTCCTCTTCCTTCTCCTGAGCTTTTGGTGGATAGGTACGGCGGCGGCCCAACCCGGCGGAGCGCCCCCGCCCTTTTCCCTGGGTACAGGCGCTGTCTTTTCCACCACACCGTATCTGGGGGCAGATAATAAAACCATAGCCATTCCCATGCTCATGTTGTCCGGGGAGCAATTCTTTATCAGAGGAACCGGAGCAGGCATGCATCTCTACCAGGATGAACAGTTTTCTGTTGACCTGCTGGGAAAATATCGTTTTGAGGCCTATGAGGCTGGAGATAGCGCGTCCTTAATCGGCATAAAGGACCGGGACGGCACGGTGGAAGCAGGCCTGGGGGCAGATTGGCGATTTGAGCAGGTGGTTCTTTCTGGCAAGGTCTTTACTGACCTGCTTGACGAACACGGAGGCCAAGAGATCAATCTCCGGCTCAAGAAACCCTTTCGCTGGCGCATGCTCTTTCTTGCCCCCTATCTCGGGGTTTCCCTACGCAGTGATGATTTTTCCACCTATTATTATGGAGTCGATGCCACTGAGACTATTGCCGGACGACCTGAATACGAACTGGGCTGGACCACAAACTGGCAGGCAGGCCTGGCGATTAGGGTTGGTCTGAACCAGAACATCATGCTCAGCACCCTGTTCGGGCTAGAAATCCTTGATCAGGAGATTGCGGACAGCCCCATCATTGATCAGGACACCCAGTTCTTTACCATGCTTGGGATAGCCTACGGTTTTTAG